In Paenibacillus sp. J23TS9, a single genomic region encodes these proteins:
- the pduL gene encoding phosphate propanoyltransferase encodes MSKTVPVGVSARHIHLTQEHIEALFGEGYQLTEFKPLSQPGQFAANETVAVIGSKGQFDKVRILGPARKASQVEISRTDSFAIGVKAPVRESGNIEGTPGAKIKGPKGEIELEQGVIVAARHIHFHTSDAEKWGIADQQMLKVRVGGERGVVFENVIARVSDSFALDMHIDTDEGNAAGVKTGDTAEIIG; translated from the coding sequence GTGAGTAAAACTGTACCTGTAGGAGTATCCGCAAGACATATTCATCTTACCCAAGAACATATTGAGGCTTTGTTTGGAGAAGGCTATCAATTGACTGAGTTTAAACCTCTGTCCCAGCCAGGCCAATTTGCCGCCAATGAAACCGTTGCGGTGATTGGATCGAAGGGTCAATTCGATAAGGTGAGAATTCTGGGCCCAGCCCGCAAAGCAAGTCAAGTGGAGATTTCCCGTACGGATTCTTTCGCAATTGGTGTTAAAGCACCTGTTCGTGAATCCGGTAATATTGAGGGAACACCAGGAGCCAAAATTAAAGGTCCGAAGGGCGAAATTGAACTGGAGCAAGGCGTTATCGTTGCTGCACGCCATATCCATTTTCATACCTCTGATGCAGAAAAATGGGGAATTGCCGATCAGCAAATGCTGAAAGTGCGTGTTGGCGGAGAACGCGGTGTCGTTTTTGAAAACGTCATCGCGCGTGTGTCGGATTCCTTTGCGCTGGACATGCATATCGATACGGATGAGGGCAATGCGGCCGGAGTCAAAACCGGAGATACCGCTGAAATTATCGGTTAA